CGGATGTAACCAAATTTCTTTTGAGTAATgtcatgttgtgtttttatttatttattgttttggtttAATTTCCTTAACTTGTACAGTGATCATCACTATGTCAGTGTTCTTTAaatatgataaaattttggttcattttgtcagACACATTTCCCACTGTTATTTTAAGTGTCATTATTTACCTAAAATGCAACTCATTTGATCACTATTTATTTGGAAGCAGTTGGATGGGTGTTTTCACATGATTGCCACAGGAACGGATGATTTCCACCATCTCTTTTTACTGAAGGAGGGTAGCTTATTCGGTAGTAACTGTCTTAGGCCTAAATAACTACAGAGGTGTTTCGATCTTGAACAATATTTGAGGATACAAACACTCATAAGAATGAACACTGGCATTTTTCCCACTTAGTTGGCATAAACATAAAGTTGTGAGCAAGAATATTAGTAATTGTGTCTGTCTTATAGCTacatattgatattttatttgtatagtctgTATTAAGAAACAGTGAATGCAGGATTGCAGTGCAAAAATGTAGCTGCCATGAGTTAGTTATTTAGTGAAGTAGCTACTAGCACATTCAAGAGTATCTGAGAGCTGGCCTTGCTTTAAGGTAACAAACACGTTCTATTGCGAtactgacacaaacagaaaaaaataagaaataacaaGAAATAATACCTCTTTTCAGCTAACTCCCGTTAAGGTAGGGAACCATTTTCAACAATGTTGGAGTATTTTGATTGCTTGATAGGAATTTAAAGACTCAAAAGATGGTATAGTAGTCAAGAACAATGAACTTTTTTATGTAAGTGTGTAAGCATATTCTAAGTCAACATTTCAAAGCTGGTATTTTCGTGGATTAGATTGCACCTTATCAAGGCATTTGAAGCCAGATCACCCATGTTAAGTTCTACTATAGATTTTACTTGTTCGTTACAGTCTTATAAACAGTAGATTCTGAATCCCTCCCTTTTTTTCCCTAGAGTTTGAGTTTTCCTGTCAATGTAAATAACTTTAGAacaatatttatttacttattagacagaaaaaaaactctGACTAAAGAATTGTTTCTGGAGAGGAATTTTAACACCAtatctttttctcttcttttgttgtttttattagttgGTTCCACAGTTGGTGAGAATCCTGAAGAACCTAATCATGTCTGGGTACTCTCCTGAGCATGATGTGTCAGGCATAAGCGACCCTTTCCTGCAGGTAAATCTGTGCACTTAATACCAGATGTTGCATATACTGAACCGTATATTAGCGTGCATCACTTTTTGCTGATTCAGGAGTTAACTTCAAAGGGCTAAAGCATGGAATGATGCACCCACAGCTAAAGCAGGCTAGTTTGTGAGGGTGTTAAAGTTCAAAATGACAAATGCCTTTGACTCAGCAGTCAAGAGAAACCTGAATTGaactgtggatcaataaagtacatcACATTATGTCAGCCAGATTGACAGGACTGGGGTGTCTCCTTGTTTTCCATAGGTGCGGATATTGAGACTACTGCGAATTTTAGGCAAGAGTGATGACGACTCCAGTGAAGCAATGAATGACATTCTGGCACAGGTTAGAATTAAACCCCATCACGGCTTTTTTTCTGAAGTTTCATGGATTGACTCTTACTTGGACAAATATGTGTACTTGTAGGTTGCAACAAACACAGAGACAAGTAAAAATGTAGGCAATGCAATCCTGTACGAGACTGTACTGACTATAATGGACATCAAGTCTGAAAGTGGACTGAGGGTGAGTTCCTTGTATTTATAAgaacagtgttttgtttgtttttttaaacagtttcttagtgttttgtaaacatttcattttcatttcattcaggTCTTGGCCATCAATATTCTAGGTCGCTTCCTCCTtaacaatgacaaaaatataaGGTAAGTCACTCACTTACTGTGCTTGACCTTGGACATAATAAAGTCCTGTCAGATGAAAATGTAGATATTATTTCCtaatgtttctttattttaaatAAACTCCATCATTTCAGATATGTGGCATTGACATCTCTACTAAAGACGGTACAGACGGACCATAATGCCGTGCAGAGGCATCGGAGCACCATTGTGGATTGTTTAAAAGACCTGGATGTGTCCATCAAGAGGTAAGATGAAGCGTCAACAGTAGTTTTAGgccttttttttattgattttttttttcctctgtttctgaccTCTATTAATGTTTCACTGGTGTGTAGACGTGCAATGGAACTGAGTTTTGCCCTAGTCAATGGCAACAACATTAGAGGGATGATGAAAGAGCTGCTCTACTTCCTGGACTCTTGTGACCCAGAATTCAAAGCAGACTGTGCTTCGGGAGTGTTTCTAGCAGCAGAGAAGTATGACTTTAAGACTTTACAAGATACTTTAgctgcatctcctttgtactGATTTGATCATTTCTGTGTCCTGTTTGTCTGTATCTGTTCCTGCTCTATGCAATGTTGGAAAGGAGGTCtccaattttttttaagtttcctaAGGCTAAATAGGTTAAATGTCCTTCAAGCCTGTGCAAATGGGATCAAATTAACTTAAAATATAATCTATTGAAACCCATACAAATACACAACTGTGTAGCAGTGACAATCTGACCTTGAAATGCTGTATGATGATACAATGAGTGATCCATCGGCTGACAAATAATGCTGATACATTTGTTTTCTGACAGCATTTGTTTTCTGCTTCTGTAAAGTTCATATTGTACACCTGTTCATGTTTCTCCCTCAGTCATTTTTGAATGTTCTTTGTGCTTCAGGTACGCCCCTTCGAAAAGATGGCATATAGACACCATCATGAGAGTCCTGACAACAGTATGTATTCCATAAATTACCTCAACCTCtaatcaaaaacaaaatgaaaaactttagGTCAAATTTGTTAAATTTTCTCCTCATGCTTATAGGCAGGGAGCTATGTCCGAGATGATTCTGTTCCCAACCTCATCCAGCTCATCACCAACAGTGTGGAGATGCATGCCTACACAGTACAGAGACTTTACAAAGCCCTGTTGGATGATATTTCACAGGTAATAACAGCCCTGGTTTTGATCATCTTTGAATTGCACAGGCATAGTTTTAGTCATACAATACACTGCTTTATACACTGTCATTGTTTCCTTTGTCTTTTGTAGCAACCTCTAGTGCAAGTGGCATCCTGGTGCATAGGAGAATACGGTGACCTTCTAGTATCTGGGCAGTGTGAGGAGGAGGAGCCCATCCAGGTATACCAGCCAAACctcacacacacaggtggaaagAAAGGACACACAATACACTGAAAGAAGTTCCAAGTTCTCACAGGTGTTTTGATTTCACATAAGGTGACAGAGGATGAAGTTCTGGATGTGCTGGAGGGCCTCCTTGTGTCCAATCTGTCCACACCTGTAACCCGGGGTTATTCTCTGACTGCCATCATGAAGCTGTCTACTCGTTTCAGCAGTGTTAAGTGAGTAACTGCCCTTAACTCTTGTGAAATGCTGCTTTAAATATTGCAGCTTTTAatgcatatgtaaaaaaaaaaaaaaaaaatgtaccacTCACAGCCAATGTGATTTGACCCTTTGCTAACCTGGAGAATTTCTAATGTTTCAGCCGAATCAAGAAGGTGGTTTCGATATATGGCAGTAGCATTGATGTGGAGCTGCAGCAGAGAGCAGTGGAGTATAATGCGCTTTTCAAGAAATATGACCACATGAGGTGAAGCATTACATTCTATCAGAAACCATTCCATCAGTACTACTTGCATGTTAGGAAATTCTTGTTATTAACACCAGTCCACCTTCTCTTACTCCTTGTCCTAATACTTCAGGCCAGCTCTACTAGAGCGAATGCCCATTATGGAGAAAACCGCCACTAATGGCCCCACAGAAATTGTACAGACCAATGGGGAGACAGAGCCCTCTGTTGTGGAACCAAAACATCCGCCCCCTGTCACTCAGCCAGCCAACCAGGTGAGCTTatgaagaaataaaataatatccaGTCAtagtttgaagaaaatatagactCCAGGACTCCTACCAATAGATGATTCTTTAGTGTTTCTATTAAATTAAATAGCCCCTACTAAAAAAAGGTATATGTAGAACATATCAGGGGTTTTTAGCCAcaaggccatgagctattgtgaaggcactgtgtctggCATCGTTATctttgtcttcattagcaatttcttcaaacatcttttcTGACAAAACTAGTGGTTGgagtcatttaattttttttatgtagcttccttgggacaatgtctacacattttgttcagttttcagaaatttagattttttattttttttattttttatttttttggacaaattttttaaatattaaaaatttgcctttacttataatgggccatattttgatgacttataacatgtaaatggttacagatatcaatatacactatactgccaaaagtatttgctcacctgccttgactcgcatataaacttaagtgacatcccattcttagtcCATAGGGTTTAGAATGGTGTCGATCCACCCTTTGTAGCttaatgcttcagcataccaagacattttggacaattccatgctcccaactttgtgggaacagtttggagctggccccttcctcttccaacatgactgtgcgtcagtgcacaaagcaaggtccataaagacatggatgacagagtttggtgtggatgaacttgactggcctgcacagagtcctgacctcaacccgacaaaacacctttgggatgaattagagtggaGGCTGAGAACCAGGCcttctcatccaacatcagtgtgtgatctcacaaatgcgcttctggaggaatggtcaaaaattcccataaacacactccttAACCTTGTGGagagccttcccagaagagttgaacctgttatagctgcaaagggtggatcgACATCATATTAAACTctatggattaagaatgggatgtcacttaagtttatatgcgagtcaaggcaggtgagcgaatacttttggcaatatagtgtagttactattgagcactgataggaagtcatatttggactttcatttaatttgttgagttatcctcaaatgaaagtaccacccacttatATTGGAAGACTGATCTCATGCATcgagaccacaggactctaatatggcggcagaacctgacaacctcacaaattcagcttattattaattcttgatagaacatgctggtgagctagagggccattggtcctattttttactgtttttatttctcaCTCTTAAGGCCAATGATTTATTAGACCTGCTTGGTGGCAATGATGTGGTGCCAGTGATTCAGACAACGTTGCCCACAAAACCTGCTTCAGCAGGAGGAGAACTTCTTGATCTACTGGGTGACCTCTCATTAAGTGGTAGGTTTGTTTTATTTAAGCACTTGTTTAAGCCCATTTAAGTCAAACCAAGGACCTGCCCTTAATCCATTTACCATCGGTGTGAATGTGTTGTCCAACCATGATTTGTGACCTAAAATTCGTTGGTGTTGTTTCCCCTTTCCCAGGTGGTCCCACCCCTGCTCCTGCTCCCTCTGTGCCCACCTCCCAACCCTCTTTCCTCCTGGATGGCCTTTCCTCACAGCCCCTGTTTAATGACATTGCAGCTGCAGGTGAGAGCCTGTTTGCTCCCCTGACCATCCACTCCCAAATATCTGTGGTCCTGTTCATAATGTCTAGATGATGCATACTatgaaatgtcatatttctaAATATTTATGGTCTTTCTGTACAGGTATCCCTCCTATGATAGCATACAACAAGAATGGTCTTAAAATCGACTTCACATTCGAGAGAGCTAATCCCAATCCAAACATCGCAGTCATCACCATCCATGCTTCCAACACAACAGAGGCAGATATGACAGACTTTGTTTTTCAGGCTGCAGTACCAAAGGTAAGCAGGCAAAACTGAATCCTAAATTGGTTGTTTTTATAGTGTGGTTAATTATTGCTGATAGCTGTGTTCCCTAAAGTTGAGGACATTCAACAGATTCAACTGATCATACTTTTATTTTCCAAATGCTCTTAATTAACAGTAAAATCATAAATCTATATGTTGTCATTCAACACATAACGGGGTTTTTTGTAGTACTAATagtccaaactctcaacagcaagTGTAAGTCATGTATCATAACACaattaccaaaaccaccaatgaatcaacactaaaTGTATCCaaagactgtatcactcactgtatGAAGTATAAATTCCATTGTTTACACAAATCTGTATTATAGTGTCACCAAGTTTTCCTCTTcagtcttcatgtgctgcatcagatGATAGttcacattatagctctgttagcttagatcTGTTTTTATacggaaaacagccacagtaaaaccacaaatcatctgtgttttctgtacagttccTGTTGTTAATAGTCGCACTAAAGATCAGTTTGGAATTGTTCGAACATGATCGGAACTGTCACAGTTttgtctgaaccatggatcaacaaatgatgAACTTGGCGAACATAATAGCATCACGtaataactttacaccttcataaacctcattatcaaactcacccatgtaaaAGAAGCGCAtcagcatcaaactcaaacttagagctgtgtccagtggtgaaaacaacagcgcTTCtaccttttatcactttgtcactttctttaactctgaaagttgtttcttagtggttcccATTCCATCTTTTAAGAacagttttcctcaccatgggagaccagcagcaTGACTCACTCCTCCCCCATGTGGTCACTTAAGTCTGTTGGGCCATTGGGAAGAATAGACTAGGTGCATATCTTTACATTCCTAAACAGGGAATCTTTGGCATAATTTTGGCTAGTTTTAATAATTGAagtataaatactacatatagcccctttaagt
This sequence is a window from Sphaeramia orbicularis chromosome 3, fSphaOr1.1, whole genome shotgun sequence. Protein-coding genes within it:
- the ap1g1 gene encoding AP-1 complex subunit gamma-1 isoform X4, which translates into the protein MPAPIRLRELIRTIRTARTQAEEREMIQKECAAIRSSFREEDNTYRCRNVAKLLYMHMLGYPAHFGQLECLKLIASQKFTDKRIGYLGAMLLLDERQDVHLLMTNCIKNDLNHSTQYVQGLALCTLGCMGSSEMCRDLAGEVEKLLKTSNSYLRKKAALCAVHVIRKVPELMEMFLPATKNLLSEKNHGVLHTSVVLLTEMCERSPDMLAHFRKLVPQLVRILKNLIMSGYSPEHDVSGISDPFLQVRILRLLRILGKSDDDSSEAMNDILAQVATNTETSKNVGNAILYETVLTIMDIKSESGLRVLAINILGRFLLNNDKNIRYVALTSLLKTVQTDHNAVQRHRSTIVDCLKDLDVSIKRRAMELSFALVNGNNIRGMMKELLYFLDSCDPEFKADCASGVFLAAEKYAPSKRWHIDTIMRVLTTAGSYVRDDSVPNLIQLITNSVEMHAYTVQRLYKALLDDISQQPLVQVASWCIGEYGDLLVSGQCEEEEPIQVTEDEVLDVLEGLLVSNLSTPVTRGYSLTAIMKLSTRFSSVNRIKKVVSIYGSSIDVELQQRAVEYNALFKKYDHMRPALLERMPIMEKTATNGPTEIVQTNGETEPSVVEPKHPPPVTQPANQANDLLDLLGGNDVVPVIQTTLPTKPASAGGELLDLLGDLSLSGIPPMIAYNKNGLKIDFTFERANPNPNIAVITIHASNTTEADMTDFVFQAAVPKTFQLQLLSPSSNVVPALNQGTVTQVIRVLNPQKQQLRMRIKLTYTHKGSPVQDLAEVNNFPPQSWQ
- the ap1g1 gene encoding AP-1 complex subunit gamma-1 isoform X3, whose amino-acid sequence is MPAPIRLRELIRTIRTARTQAEEREMIQKECAAIRSSFREEDNTYRCRNVAKLLYMHMLGYPAHFGQLECLKLIASQKFTDKRIGYLGAMLLLDERQDVHLLMTNCIKNDLNHSTQYVQGLALCTLGCMGSSEMCRDLAGEVEKLLKTSNSYLRKKAALCAVHVIRKVPELMEMFLPATKNLLSEKNHGVLHTSVVLLTEMCERSPDMLAHFRKNEKLVPQLVRILKNLIMSGYSPEHDVSGISDPFLQVRILRLLRILGKSDDDSSEAMNDILAQVATNTETSKNVGNAILYETVLTIMDIKSESGLRVLAINILGRFLLNNDKNIRYVALTSLLKTVQTDHNAVQRHRSTIVDCLKDLDVSIKRRAMELSFALVNGNNIRGMMKELLYFLDSCDPEFKADCASGVFLAAEKYAPSKRWHIDTIMRVLTTAGSYVRDDSVPNLIQLITNSVEMHAYTVQRLYKALLDDISQQPLVQVASWCIGEYGDLLVSGQCEEEEPIQVTEDEVLDVLEGLLVSNLSTPVTRGYSLTAIMKLSTRFSSVNRIKKVVSIYGSSIDVELQQRAVEYNALFKKYDHMRPALLERMPIMEKTATNGPTEIVQTNGETEPSVVEPKHPPPVTQPANQANDLLDLLGGNDVVPVIQTTLPTKPASAGGELLDLLGDLSLSGIPPMIAYNKNGLKIDFTFERANPNPNIAVITIHASNTTEADMTDFVFQAAVPKTFQLQLLSPSSNVVPALNQGTVTQVIRVLNPQKQQLRMRIKLTYTHKGSPVQDLAEVNNFPPQSWQ
- the ap1g1 gene encoding AP-1 complex subunit gamma-1 isoform X1 codes for the protein MPAPIRLRELIRTIRTARTQAEEREMIQKECAAIRSSFREEDNTYRCRNVAKLLYMHMLGYPAHFGQLECLKLIASQKFTDKRIGYLGAMLLLDERQDVHLLMTNCIKNDLNHSTQYVQGLALCTLGCMGSSEMCRDLAGEVEKLLKTSNSYLRKKAALCAVHVIRKVPELMEMFLPATKNLLSEKNHGVLHTSVVLLTEMCERSPDMLAHFRKNEKLVPQLVRILKNLIMSGYSPEHDVSGISDPFLQVRILRLLRILGKSDDDSSEAMNDILAQVATNTETSKNVGNAILYETVLTIMDIKSESGLRVLAINILGRFLLNNDKNIRYVALTSLLKTVQTDHNAVQRHRSTIVDCLKDLDVSIKRRAMELSFALVNGNNIRGMMKELLYFLDSCDPEFKADCASGVFLAAEKYAPSKRWHIDTIMRVLTTAGSYVRDDSVPNLIQLITNSVEMHAYTVQRLYKALLDDISQQPLVQVASWCIGEYGDLLVSGQCEEEEPIQVTEDEVLDVLEGLLVSNLSTPVTRGYSLTAIMKLSTRFSSVNRIKKVVSIYGSSIDVELQQRAVEYNALFKKYDHMRPALLERMPIMEKTATNGPTEIVQTNGETEPSVVEPKHPPPVTQPANQANDLLDLLGGNDVVPVIQTTLPTKPASAGGELLDLLGDLSLSGGPTPAPAPSVPTSQPSFLLDGLSSQPLFNDIAAAGIPPMIAYNKNGLKIDFTFERANPNPNIAVITIHASNTTEADMTDFVFQAAVPKTFQLQLLSPSSNVVPALNQGTVTQVIRVLNPQKQQLRMRIKLTYTHKGSPVQDLAEVNNFPPQSWQ
- the ap1g1 gene encoding AP-1 complex subunit gamma-1 isoform X2; this encodes MPAPIRLRELIRTIRTARTQAEEREMIQKECAAIRSSFREEDNTYRCRNVAKLLYMHMLGYPAHFGQLECLKLIASQKFTDKRIGYLGAMLLLDERQDVHLLMTNCIKNDLNHSTQYVQGLALCTLGCMGSSEMCRDLAGEVEKLLKTSNSYLRKKAALCAVHVIRKVPELMEMFLPATKNLLSEKNHGVLHTSVVLLTEMCERSPDMLAHFRKLVPQLVRILKNLIMSGYSPEHDVSGISDPFLQVRILRLLRILGKSDDDSSEAMNDILAQVATNTETSKNVGNAILYETVLTIMDIKSESGLRVLAINILGRFLLNNDKNIRYVALTSLLKTVQTDHNAVQRHRSTIVDCLKDLDVSIKRRAMELSFALVNGNNIRGMMKELLYFLDSCDPEFKADCASGVFLAAEKYAPSKRWHIDTIMRVLTTAGSYVRDDSVPNLIQLITNSVEMHAYTVQRLYKALLDDISQQPLVQVASWCIGEYGDLLVSGQCEEEEPIQVTEDEVLDVLEGLLVSNLSTPVTRGYSLTAIMKLSTRFSSVNRIKKVVSIYGSSIDVELQQRAVEYNALFKKYDHMRPALLERMPIMEKTATNGPTEIVQTNGETEPSVVEPKHPPPVTQPANQANDLLDLLGGNDVVPVIQTTLPTKPASAGGELLDLLGDLSLSGGPTPAPAPSVPTSQPSFLLDGLSSQPLFNDIAAAGIPPMIAYNKNGLKIDFTFERANPNPNIAVITIHASNTTEADMTDFVFQAAVPKTFQLQLLSPSSNVVPALNQGTVTQVIRVLNPQKQQLRMRIKLTYTHKGSPVQDLAEVNNFPPQSWQ